One genomic window of Devosia salina includes the following:
- the fsa gene encoding fructose-6-phosphate aldolase, translating to MKFFVDTADTAAIKELHDTGLLDGVTTNPSLIAKSGRDFKEVIKEICGIVPGPVSAEVASLEYDGMVAEGETLAKIASNVVIKLPLTLAGLKATKYFKDKGVKTNVTLCFSANQALLAAKAGATYISPFIGRLDDINLDGMELIENIRQIYDNYQFETQILAASIRSANHVTQAALAGADVATIPPDVIKKLALHPLTDKGIEGFLKDWKATGQSIL from the coding sequence ATGAAGTTCTTCGTCGACACTGCAGATACCGCCGCCATCAAGGAGCTTCACGACACCGGTTTGCTCGATGGCGTGACCACCAACCCGTCGCTGATTGCCAAGTCCGGTCGCGATTTCAAGGAAGTCATCAAGGAAATCTGCGGCATCGTGCCCGGCCCGGTTTCCGCCGAAGTGGCGAGCCTGGAATATGATGGCATGGTGGCCGAGGGCGAGACCCTTGCCAAGATTGCGTCCAACGTGGTGATCAAGCTGCCGCTGACCCTGGCGGGCCTGAAGGCCACCAAGTACTTCAAGGACAAGGGCGTCAAGACCAACGTCACGCTCTGCTTCTCGGCCAATCAGGCGCTGCTCGCGGCCAAGGCCGGCGCGACCTATATCTCGCCCTTCATCGGCCGCCTCGATGACATCAATCTCGATGGCATGGAGCTGATCGAGAACATTCGCCAGATCTACGACAACTACCAGTTCGAAACCCAGATTCTGGCCGCTTCGATCCGCTCTGCCAACCACGTCACCCAGGCCGCGCTGGCCGGTGCCGATGTGGCCACCATCCCGCCCGACGTCATCAAGAAGCTGGCCCTGCACCCGCTGACCGACAAGGGCATCGAAGGCTTCCTCAAGGACTGGAAGGCCACCGGCCAGTCGATCCTCTAG
- a CDS encoding electron transfer flavoprotein subunit beta/FixA family protein, with amino-acid sequence MKILVAVKRVVDHNVRIRVRPDGSGVETNGVRMSMNPFCKHAVEAAVQLAEAGKADEIVVVSIGPKASNDVILTALAMGAHRGILIETDAALETLAIAKLLAKVVDEEQPDLVLLGKQAVDDDSNHVGQMLAALTDRPQATFASEIKLNGSELEVTREVDYGRETIGLPLPAIITADLRLNTPRNAALPMVMKARSKPLAVRPAAELGIDLAPRLVVENVSPPPERVAGRTVASVSELAAIIVADVNEMEAI; translated from the coding sequence ATGAAAATCCTCGTCGCGGTCAAGCGCGTGGTCGATCACAATGTCCGCATCCGGGTGCGTCCCGATGGCTCGGGCGTCGAGACCAATGGCGTGCGCATGTCCATGAACCCGTTCTGCAAGCATGCCGTTGAGGCGGCCGTGCAACTGGCCGAAGCCGGCAAGGCCGACGAAATCGTGGTCGTGTCCATCGGGCCCAAGGCCAGCAACGATGTCATCCTCACCGCGCTTGCCATGGGTGCGCATCGTGGCATTCTGATCGAGACCGACGCGGCGCTCGAAACCCTCGCCATCGCCAAGCTCCTGGCCAAGGTCGTGGACGAAGAGCAGCCGGACCTCGTGCTGCTCGGCAAGCAGGCGGTCGATGACGACAGCAACCATGTCGGCCAGATGCTGGCGGCCCTGACCGATCGCCCGCAGGCCACTTTCGCCTCCGAAATCAAGCTCAATGGTAGCGAGCTCGAAGTGACCCGCGAAGTCGACTATGGCCGCGAAACCATCGGCCTGCCGCTGCCCGCCATCATCACCGCCGATCTTCGCCTCAACACCCCGCGCAACGCCGCCCTGCCCATGGTCATGAAGGCGCGGTCCAAGCCGCTTGCGGTGCGCCCCGCGGCCGAACTCGGCATCGACCTTGCCCCGCGCCTGGTCGTCGAAAACGTCTCGCCGCCCCCCGAGCGCGTCGCCGGCAGGACAGTTGCCTCGGTCTCGGAACTGGCTGCCATCATCGTCGCCGACGTCAACGAGATGGAGGCGATCTGA
- a CDS encoding AbrB family transcriptional regulator: MPASFISRSDIIPVVLTLAIAAAGGGAAMLLGLPAGWLMGGALAVTIAAMLGAPIRMPDGLRNVAFVLIGMSMGATVAPDSLQLLGSWPISLAALALELVIIVASTGWMLTRVFKLDPGTAYLSSFPGHLSFVMGIAATGVGNARQIVIIQVIRILMLTIAVPIGAVFLPIDHFAPPVRSDFLDPMQLVLLAAGCVAVGLAFNRLKVPAGMVLGAMAAATAAKLGGLYTEAMPIPLVVGTFILTGALIGSRFVGITRTEFLSAAKGGLIATAMTVSIVTLVALGVAQLVDMPFGQIWLGLSPGALEGMGALGIALGYDTAFIAAHHVIRLLMLSFAIPAVVMLVRWQEAKAQLRHNRTA, from the coding sequence ATGCCTGCCTCGTTCATCTCTCGGTCCGACATAATTCCGGTCGTTCTCACCCTCGCCATCGCCGCTGCCGGTGGCGGCGCGGCCATGCTGCTCGGGCTACCGGCCGGATGGCTGATGGGCGGGGCGCTTGCGGTGACAATCGCGGCCATGCTGGGTGCGCCGATCCGGATGCCGGACGGGTTGCGCAATGTGGCCTTTGTGCTGATCGGCATGTCGATGGGCGCAACCGTGGCGCCCGACAGCCTGCAATTGCTGGGCAGCTGGCCGATTTCGCTGGCCGCCCTGGCGCTCGAACTGGTGATCATCGTTGCCTCGACCGGCTGGATGCTCACCCGTGTTTTCAAGCTCGACCCGGGGACGGCCTATCTCAGCTCGTTTCCTGGGCATCTCAGCTTCGTCATGGGTATTGCCGCAACCGGGGTGGGCAATGCGCGGCAGATCGTCATCATCCAGGTGATCCGCATCCTGATGCTGACCATCGCGGTGCCGATCGGTGCGGTATTCCTGCCCATCGACCACTTTGCGCCGCCGGTGCGGAGCGATTTCCTCGATCCAATGCAACTGGTGCTGCTGGCGGCAGGATGCGTCGCTGTCGGGCTGGCGTTCAATCGGCTCAAGGTGCCGGCGGGCATGGTGCTGGGCGCCATGGCCGCGGCAACCGCAGCCAAGCTGGGCGGGCTCTATACCGAGGCCATGCCCATCCCGCTGGTCGTCGGCACCTTCATCCTCACGGGCGCCCTGATCGGCTCGCGTTTCGTGGGCATCACGCGAACCGAATTCCTGTCGGCGGCCAAGGGCGGACTGATCGCCACGGCGATGACCGTCAGCATTGTTACGCTCGTGGCGCTGGGCGTGGCGCAACTGGTCGACATGCCCTTCGGCCAGATCTGGCTGGGCCTGTCGCCGGGAGCGCTCGAAGGCATGGGGGCACTGGGCATTGCGCTCGGCTATGACACGGCCTTCATCGCCGCGCACCACGTCATCCGCCTGTTGATGCTCAGTTTTGCCATTCCCGCCGTGGTGATGCTGGTGCGCTGGCAGGAGGCCAAGGCACAGCTCCGCCACAATCGCACGGCATGA
- a CDS encoding GH1 family beta-glucosidase, with protein MFSFDRRDFGSDFTFGVATAAYQIEGGQGDGRGSCIWDTFSATPGNVHNGDTGRDACNHYELWPQDLDLIRDGGFDAYRFSFAWPRLIPEGTGAINQAGIDFYDRLIDGMLERGIKPYATLYHWDLPSTLQDRGGWMNRDIASWFADYATLVASRFGDRLEATATINEPWCVAFLSHYLGIHAPGYRDLRAAARAMHHVLFAHGTAIDALRANGAKNLGIVLNLEKAEPASDSQADRDACNFGDAVFNRWYLDGVFKGQYPREMTEWLAPYLPANYQDDMAVVSRPLDWLGINYYTRGLYKASSRPGQKAEQVKGPLEKTDIGWEIYPQGLTDLLVRVSNDYTKLPIYVTENGMAEVEGDNDPRRVKYYEDHLKAVLAAREAGADMRGYFAWSLLDNYEWAEGYNKRFGLVHVDYQTQQRTPKSSFRAFQGLLHNSR; from the coding sequence ATGTTCTCGTTTGATCGCCGCGACTTCGGGTCCGACTTCACCTTTGGCGTCGCCACCGCCGCCTATCAGATCGAGGGCGGGCAGGGCGATGGTCGCGGCTCATGCATCTGGGATACGTTTTCCGCCACGCCCGGCAATGTGCACAATGGTGACACGGGCCGCGATGCCTGCAATCACTATGAGCTCTGGCCCCAGGATCTCGACCTGATCCGCGATGGCGGCTTTGACGCCTATCGCTTTTCCTTCGCCTGGCCCCGCCTCATCCCCGAGGGCACCGGTGCCATCAACCAGGCCGGCATCGACTTCTATGATCGCCTGATCGACGGCATGCTCGAGCGTGGCATCAAGCCCTATGCCACCCTCTATCACTGGGACCTGCCCTCGACCCTTCAGGATCGCGGCGGCTGGATGAACCGCGACATCGCCAGCTGGTTCGCCGATTATGCGACGCTCGTCGCCAGCCGGTTTGGCGATCGGCTTGAGGCCACTGCCACCATCAACGAGCCCTGGTGCGTTGCCTTTCTCAGCCACTATCTGGGCATTCATGCGCCCGGCTATCGCGACCTGCGCGCTGCCGCCCGGGCCATGCACCACGTGCTGTTTGCCCATGGCACCGCTATCGATGCTCTGCGTGCCAATGGCGCGAAGAATCTCGGCATCGTGCTCAACCTCGAAAAGGCCGAGCCGGCCAGCGACAGCCAGGCGGATCGGGACGCCTGTAATTTTGGCGATGCGGTGTTCAACCGCTGGTATCTCGATGGCGTCTTCAAGGGCCAGTATCCCCGCGAGATGACCGAGTGGCTCGCGCCCTATCTGCCGGCGAACTACCAGGACGACATGGCGGTCGTGTCCCGCCCGCTCGACTGGCTGGGGATCAACTACTACACCCGCGGCCTCTACAAGGCCTCCTCCCGGCCCGGCCAGAAGGCCGAGCAGGTCAAGGGGCCGCTCGAAAAGACCGATATCGGCTGGGAAATCTATCCCCAGGGCCTCACCGATCTCCTGGTCCGCGTCTCCAACGACTATACGAAGCTGCCCATCTACGTCACCGAGAACGGCATGGCCGAGGTCGAGGGCGACAATGATCCGCGGCGCGTGAAGTATTACGAGGATCACCTCAAGGCCGTGCTCGCGGCCCGCGAGGCCGGTGCAGATATGCGGGGCTATTTCGCCTGGTCGCTGCTCGACAATTACGAATGGGCCGAAGGCTACAACAAGCGCTTTGGTCTCGTGCATGTCGACTACCAGACCCAGCAGCGCACGCCCAAGTCCAGCTTCCGCGCCTTCCAGGGCCTGCTGCACAACTCCCGCTGA
- a CDS encoding electron transfer flavoprotein subunit alpha/FixB family protein, which yields MSVLVLAELDGEVLSPATARIVAAATQLGPVDLLVSGPQAVAESASGLSGVARVILAPATALAEGMVDLLASLAPGYDYLVASASTTGKDVMPRLAARLDIQPVTDIVAIEGPNRFTRPIYAGNALETVTDGQARHVLTFRASAFRPAAGGNAAPIETREATIASAARFIAAHRTESDIPDLATAQIVVGGGVSVGSAEGFRLIEALGKSLGAAIGATRAAVDAGYAPNDWQVGQTGKIIAPDLYIAIGISGALQHLAGIQGAKKIVAINTDAEAPIVKIADVALIGDLFEIVPQLTAELEKAGLKR from the coding sequence ATGAGCGTTCTGGTGCTCGCCGAACTCGATGGCGAGGTTCTCTCGCCGGCCACGGCGCGGATCGTGGCAGCCGCCACCCAGCTTGGTCCCGTCGACCTGCTGGTCTCTGGGCCCCAGGCTGTCGCCGAGTCCGCCTCCGGCCTTTCCGGCGTTGCCCGGGTGATCCTCGCCCCTGCGACCGCCCTGGCTGAAGGAATGGTGGACCTGCTGGCAAGTCTGGCCCCAGGCTATGACTACCTCGTGGCTTCCGCCTCCACCACCGGCAAGGATGTCATGCCGCGCCTCGCGGCCAGGCTCGACATCCAGCCGGTCACCGACATTGTCGCCATCGAGGGCCCCAACCGCTTCACCCGGCCCATCTATGCCGGCAATGCGCTCGAAACGGTCACCGACGGCCAGGCCAGGCACGTGCTGACCTTCCGCGCCTCGGCCTTCCGACCGGCGGCCGGCGGCAATGCGGCACCCATCGAAACGCGCGAAGCGACCATTGCCTCGGCCGCTCGCTTCATTGCCGCCCACCGCACCGAAAGTGATATTCCCGACCTCGCCACGGCACAGATCGTTGTCGGCGGTGGTGTCTCGGTCGGCTCGGCCGAAGGTTTTCGGCTCATCGAAGCCCTCGGCAAGTCCCTCGGCGCTGCCATCGGTGCCACCCGCGCGGCGGTCGATGCCGGCTACGCTCCGAACGACTGGCAGGTCGGCCAGACCGGCAAGATCATCGCCCCCGATCTCTACATTGCCATCGGCATTTCCGGCGCGTTGCAACACCTGGCCGGCATTCAGGGCGCCAAGAAGATCGTCGCCATCAACACCGATGCCGAAGCCCCCATCGTCAAGATCGCCGACGTCGCCCTGATTGGCGACCTGTTTGAAATCGTGCCGCAATTGACCGCCGAACTGGAAAAAGCAGGCCTGAAACGCTGA
- a CDS encoding alpha-glucosidase family protein has product MTEWWRGGVIYQVYPRSFQDSTGDGVGDLPGIIDRLDHIASLGVDCIWLSPLTKSPQADMGYDVSDYMAVDPLFGSLQDFDLLIERAHALGLKVIMDQVVSHTSDQHPWFRESCFSRDNAKADWYVWADAKPDGSPPNNWLSVFGGSAWEWHTARKQYYLHNFLTSQPDLNFHNPAVQEAVLDVMRFWLDRGLDGFRLDTVNYYFHDAKLRSNPPLKSLKGLPATNPYDMQSHKFSKSQPENVAWLKKVRKLLDKYPGATTVGEVGDDERGLELMRQYTSGTDLLHQCYSFDFLGPKFTAKHFRSKVEAFFADGETGWPCWSFSNHDVIRHVTRWAPHSVSPADLARQAAALVLTLKGSAGLYQGEELGLPEADILYEELTDPRGIRFWPGDKGRDGCRTPMPWQHDLPHAGFTTGKPWLPVKPAQSALSVDVQNADPDSSLNFYRKFLAWRKTHPALVTGDIAFFNCAEPVLAYRRSAGNKDLICVFNLSPEPRVVKLSKVELALEPVSHNAALAGSSLELGPNGFAILPAPAGEGKVSFRSP; this is encoded by the coding sequence ATGACTGAGTGGTGGCGCGGCGGAGTGATCTATCAGGTCTATCCCCGCTCGTTTCAGGACAGCACCGGAGACGGCGTGGGCGATCTGCCCGGCATCATCGACCGGCTCGATCATATCGCCAGCCTCGGCGTCGACTGCATCTGGCTGTCCCCGCTCACCAAGTCCCCCCAGGCCGACATGGGTTACGACGTCTCGGACTACATGGCCGTCGATCCGCTCTTCGGCTCGCTGCAGGATTTCGATCTCCTGATCGAGCGGGCCCATGCCCTCGGTCTCAAGGTCATCATGGATCAGGTGGTCAGCCACACTTCGGACCAGCATCCCTGGTTCCGCGAATCCTGTTTCTCCCGCGATAATGCCAAGGCCGACTGGTATGTCTGGGCCGACGCGAAGCCCGACGGGTCGCCCCCGAACAACTGGCTCTCGGTTTTCGGTGGCTCGGCCTGGGAATGGCATACGGCGCGCAAGCAATATTACCTGCACAACTTTTTGACCTCGCAGCCCGACCTCAATTTCCATAATCCCGCCGTGCAGGAGGCGGTGCTTGATGTCATGCGCTTCTGGCTCGATCGCGGGTTGGACGGCTTCCGTCTCGACACGGTCAATTACTACTTCCACGACGCGAAACTGCGCTCCAATCCGCCGCTCAAATCGCTCAAGGGCCTGCCGGCGACCAACCCCTATGACATGCAGAGCCACAAATTCTCCAAGAGCCAGCCGGAGAATGTCGCGTGGCTGAAAAAGGTCCGCAAGCTCCTCGACAAATATCCTGGTGCAACCACGGTGGGCGAAGTCGGCGACGACGAACGCGGCCTCGAACTGATGCGGCAATACACCTCCGGAACGGACCTGCTGCACCAATGCTATTCCTTTGATTTCCTCGGGCCCAAGTTCACCGCGAAACACTTTCGCTCCAAGGTCGAGGCCTTCTTTGCCGATGGCGAAACCGGCTGGCCCTGCTGGAGTTTTTCCAATCATGACGTTATCCGCCATGTGACCCGCTGGGCACCGCACAGCGTCTCGCCGGCGGATCTGGCGCGGCAGGCCGCCGCCCTGGTGCTCACGCTCAAGGGTTCGGCGGGGCTCTACCAGGGGGAGGAGCTGGGCCTGCCCGAAGCCGATATCCTCTATGAGGAATTGACCGATCCGCGCGGCATCCGCTTCTGGCCCGGCGACAAGGGGCGCGATGGCTGCCGCACCCCCATGCCCTGGCAGCACGACCTGCCCCATGCCGGCTTCACCACCGGCAAGCCCTGGCTTCCGGTCAAGCCGGCGCAATCAGCCCTAAGCGTCGATGTGCAGAACGCCGATCCGGACTCCTCGCTCAATTTCTACCGCAAGTTTCTCGCCTGGCGCAAAACCCACCCGGCGCTGGTTACCGGTGACATTGCCTTCTTCAACTGCGCCGAACCGGTCCTGGCCTATCGTCGCTCTGCCGGCAACAAGGACCTCATCTGCGTCTTCAACCTCTCGCCTGAACCGCGCGTGGTAAAGCTTTCCAAGGTCGAACTGGCACTCGAACCGGTCAGCCACAATGCGGCGCTCGCGGGGTCTTCACTCGAATTGGGGCCCAATGGTTTCGCCATCCTTCCGGCCCCGGCCGGTGAGGGCAAGGTGAGCTTCAGATCGCCCTGA
- a CDS encoding aromatic amino acid transaminase, with amino-acid sequence MFETLTKAPGDKILALMGEYAADSRSTKIDLGVGVYKDEKGVTPVMSSVRKAEERILSNEKTKTYLGIAGNKGFGAAVLDLVLGDSVDRARVRIAQAPGGTGSLWVLMQLINRARPGATIHVSNPTWANHNPIALNSGLKVATYPYFDPATRGVRFAEMLAKLDTLGAGDVVLLHGCCHNPTGANLTNDQWDQVAASLKRTGALPFIDLAYLGFGDGIAADAYGTRKVLATAPEALIAFSGSKNFGLYRERVGAAILVARNAEEAEITNSQLLNIIRGAYSQPPDHGAEIIRTILEDAELRAEWESELSGMRERMITLRQKLAAAIRERSNSSDFDFVADHRGMFSLLGLPVEAVDHLKAKNGVYMTSDSRINVAGIPEDRVGDLADAVLAAIR; translated from the coding sequence ATGTTCGAAACCCTCACCAAGGCCCCCGGCGACAAGATCCTGGCGCTGATGGGCGAGTATGCCGCCGACTCCCGCTCCACCAAGATCGATCTCGGCGTCGGGGTCTACAAGGACGAGAAGGGCGTGACCCCGGTCATGAGCTCGGTCCGCAAGGCCGAGGAGCGCATCCTTTCGAACGAAAAGACCAAGACCTATCTCGGCATTGCCGGCAACAAGGGCTTTGGCGCGGCCGTGCTGGATCTCGTGCTGGGCGACAGCGTCGATCGCGCCCGTGTCCGCATCGCACAGGCACCGGGCGGCACCGGTTCGCTCTGGGTGCTGATGCAGCTGATCAATCGCGCCCGTCCCGGTGCCACGATCCATGTGTCGAACCCGACCTGGGCCAACCACAATCCGATCGCCCTCAATTCCGGCCTCAAGGTCGCAACCTACCCCTATTTCGATCCGGCCACCCGCGGCGTGAGGTTCGCCGAGATGCTGGCAAAGCTCGATACGCTGGGGGCAGGGGATGTCGTGCTGCTGCATGGCTGCTGCCACAACCCCACCGGCGCCAACCTCACCAACGACCAGTGGGACCAGGTGGCCGCCAGCCTCAAGCGCACCGGCGCGCTGCCCTTCATCGACCTGGCCTATCTCGGCTTTGGCGACGGCATCGCGGCTGATGCCTACGGCACCCGCAAGGTCCTCGCCACCGCCCCCGAAGCGCTGATCGCTTTCTCGGGCTCGAAGAATTTCGGCCTCTATCGCGAGCGCGTAGGCGCTGCGATCCTCGTCGCCCGCAACGCTGAGGAAGCCGAAATCACCAATTCCCAGCTCCTCAACATCATCCGCGGGGCCTATTCGCAGCCGCCCGATCATGGCGCCGAGATCATCCGCACCATTCTCGAGGATGCTGAATTGCGCGCCGAGTGGGAAAGCGAACTCTCCGGAATGCGCGAGCGCATGATCACCCTGCGCCAGAAGCTGGCCGCCGCGATCCGCGAGCGCTCCAATTCAAGCGATTTTGACTTCGTCGCCGATCACCGCGGCATGTTCTCGCTGCTGGGCCTTCCCGTCGAAGCGGTGGATCATCTCAAGGCCAAAAACGGGGTCTATATGACCTCGGACAGTCGCATCAATGTCGCCGGCATTCCCGAAGATCGCGTCGGCGATCTGGCTGATGCCGTTTTGGCCGCCATTCGCTGA
- a CDS encoding Mrp/NBP35 family ATP-binding protein, with product MADTDLSAQIKNALADVEIPGGGDLASYGGLSDIIVTPGAIAFAIAVAPGMEAAFGPAREQAQQRAQALGGARKVMVSLTAEKSNAPKFGHGAPQPQGKTRVDGVKRIIAVGSGKGGVGKSTTAVNIALALAAEGLKVGVLDADLYGPSVPKLLGIEGKPAIRDDGIFTPHEAFGLKVMSIGSMLVPGQAVVWRGPMATSGLRQLLRETDWGGLDVLVIDLPPGTGDIHIALFQQTVVDGVVIVSTPQDLALIDAQKAIDMLRRMSVPVIGLVENMSYFIAPDTGHRYDIFGTGGAEQAAERLDIPFLGPIPLVMSIREGSDAGAPPVAVEPNGPETAAYRSIARRLLARVP from the coding sequence ATGGCCGATACCGACCTTTCCGCCCAGATCAAGAACGCCCTTGCCGACGTCGAAATCCCGGGCGGCGGTGACCTGGCCAGCTATGGCGGCCTCTCCGACATCATCGTCACGCCCGGCGCCATCGCGTTCGCCATTGCCGTGGCCCCCGGCATGGAGGCCGCCTTCGGCCCGGCCCGCGAACAGGCGCAGCAGCGCGCCCAGGCCCTGGGGGGCGCGCGCAAGGTCATGGTGTCGCTGACCGCGGAAAAGTCCAATGCCCCCAAATTCGGCCATGGTGCACCCCAGCCGCAGGGCAAGACGCGGGTCGATGGCGTCAAGCGCATTATCGCTGTCGGCTCGGGCAAGGGTGGTGTCGGCAAGTCCACCACCGCCGTCAACATCGCCCTTGCTTTGGCCGCGGAAGGTCTCAAGGTCGGTGTGCTCGACGCCGATCTCTACGGCCCCTCGGTGCCCAAGCTCCTCGGCATCGAAGGCAAGCCGGCCATTCGCGACGACGGCATTTTCACGCCACACGAGGCCTTCGGCCTCAAGGTCATGTCCATAGGCTCTATGCTGGTGCCCGGCCAAGCCGTGGTCTGGCGCGGCCCCATGGCCACCTCTGGACTGCGTCAGCTGCTGCGCGAAACCGACTGGGGTGGGCTCGACGTCCTCGTCATCGACCTGCCGCCCGGCACCGGTGACATCCATATCGCCCTGTTCCAGCAGACCGTGGTCGACGGCGTCGTCATCGTCTCGACCCCACAGGACCTGGCCCTGATCGACGCGCAAAAGGCCATCGACATGCTCCGCCGCATGTCCGTACCGGTTATCGGCCTTGTCGAGAACATGAGCTATTTCATCGCCCCCGATACTGGTCACCGCTACGACATTTTCGGCACCGGGGGCGCCGAACAGGCGGCGGAACGCCTCGACATTCCCTTCCTTGGCCCGATCCCGCTGGTCATGTCGATCCGGGAAGGGTCGGATGCAGGGGCGCCGCCGGTCGCCGTGGAGCCGAATGGACCCGAAACGGCAGCCTACCGTTCCATTGCGCGCCGCTTGCTCGCCCGCGTTCCCTGA
- a CDS encoding M20 aminoacylase family protein has product MPVLNRIAEFQPEIAAWRRDLHAHPEVLFDVHRTAGIVADKLREFGCDEVVTGLGRTGVVAIIKGRGAGNRTIGLRADMDALPMTEKTGLPHASTMPGKMHACGHDGHTAMLLGAAKYLAETRNFDGRVALIFQPAEEGGGGGKVMIEDGLIEKFDIAEVYGMHNWPGMPVGTFGIRAGGIMAATDRFYIDIVGKGGHAARPQVTIDPIIVAAQMVTALQTIVSRNLDPLDSAVLSVTMVEAGEADNVISRTAKITGTVRTLDGGVQDFIEARLDEFVPQFAQSFGAEASVRYARGYPVTVNAPEQTEFAASVARDIVGAAQVDDDAAPSMGGEDFSFMLNERPGAYIFLGNGDSTELHTDTYDFNDEAIPVGVSYWVRLVEKALPLS; this is encoded by the coding sequence ATGCCTGTCCTTAACCGCATTGCCGAGTTTCAACCCGAGATTGCCGCCTGGCGCCGCGATCTTCATGCCCATCCGGAGGTGCTGTTCGACGTGCATCGGACGGCCGGGATCGTGGCGGACAAGCTCAGGGAATTCGGTTGCGACGAGGTGGTGACCGGGCTGGGCCGGACGGGGGTAGTGGCGATCATCAAGGGGCGCGGCGCCGGCAACAGGACCATTGGCCTGCGCGCCGACATGGACGCCCTGCCCATGACCGAAAAGACCGGCTTGCCGCATGCCTCGACCATGCCGGGCAAGATGCATGCCTGCGGCCATGACGGACACACCGCAATGCTGCTGGGGGCAGCGAAATACCTGGCCGAAACGCGCAATTTCGACGGGCGGGTGGCGCTGATCTTCCAGCCGGCCGAAGAGGGCGGCGGCGGCGGCAAGGTGATGATCGAGGACGGGCTGATCGAGAAATTCGACATTGCCGAGGTCTATGGCATGCATAATTGGCCCGGCATGCCGGTGGGCACGTTCGGCATTCGCGCCGGGGGCATCATGGCGGCCACGGACCGGTTCTATATCGACATTGTCGGCAAGGGCGGCCATGCGGCGCGGCCGCAGGTGACGATCGACCCGATCATCGTCGCCGCGCAGATGGTCACGGCACTGCAGACCATCGTGTCGCGCAATCTCGACCCGCTGGACAGCGCGGTGCTCAGCGTCACCATGGTGGAAGCGGGCGAGGCGGACAATGTCATTTCGCGCACTGCCAAGATCACGGGCACGGTGCGCACGCTCGATGGCGGGGTACAGGACTTCATCGAGGCGCGCCTCGATGAATTCGTGCCGCAATTTGCCCAGAGCTTCGGCGCCGAGGCCAGTGTACGCTATGCGCGTGGCTATCCGGTGACGGTCAATGCGCCCGAGCAGACAGAGTTCGCGGCCTCGGTGGCGCGGGACATCGTTGGGGCGGCCCAGGTCGATGACGACGCCGCCCCATCCATGGGGGGCGAGGATTTTTCCTTCATGCTCAATGAGCGGCCCGGGGCCTATATATTCCTCGGCAATGGCGACTCGACGGAGCTGCATACCGACACCTATGATTTCAATGACGAGGCCATTCCGGTGGGGGTGAGCTATTGGGTCAGGCTGGTGGAGAAGGCTTTGCCCCTCAGCTGA